A DNA window from Trichomycterus rosablanca isolate fTriRos1 chromosome 9, fTriRos1.hap1, whole genome shotgun sequence contains the following coding sequences:
- the lmx1a gene encoding LIM homeobox transcription factor 1-alpha, protein MPNVKRMLNIKLMGMKGGRAPVCEGCHTRINERYLLRVHDSLWHERCVKCAACAEPLRSSCFLRDSKLFCKLHYRQLFSVRCRACSEGISPTELVMRAGATVFHLHCFCCSVCECRLQKGDHCVLAGDKLYCTQHYQHTLSSPATTDSGQSEDGDDEEDDSSIKMAEDSNPPGEGDPKRPKRPRTILTTQQRRAFKASFEVSSKPCRKVRETLAAETGLSVRVVQVWFQNQRAKMKKLARRQQQQQQQCQSPKEKRDCQSHANAPSGGEFAEELESMNTYLPVAQQQETLSFNVDFRQGLTPPQMPGDHMNPYEAFYSDREGDQLCYLGNSLCFGDASVLTPIDRLYSMQDSYFASCV, encoded by the exons ATGCCGAATGTCAaacgaatgttgaatattaaactaatgGGCATGA AAGGCGGGCGCGCTCCTGTGTGTGAAGGCTGTCACACTCGCATCAATGAGCGCTACCTGCTGCGCGTGCACGACTCTCTGTGGCACGAGCGCTGTGTGAAATGTGCTGCCTGTGCTGAACCGCTGCGCAGCTCCTGCTTCCTGCGCGACTCCAAACTCTTCTGCAAACTCCACTACCGGCA ACTGTTCTCAGTGCGCTGCAGGGCTTGCTCCGAGGGCATCTCCCCAACCGAGCTGGTGATGCGAGCAGGTGCCACAGTTTTCCACCTGCACTGTTTCTGCTGCTCAGTATGTGAGTGCAGGCTGCAGAAGGGAGATCATTGTGTGCTGGCAGGGGACAAGCTGTACTGCACACAACACTACCAGCACACACTAAGCAGCCCTGCCACCACAGACTCAG GGCAAAGTGAGGATGGAGATGATGAAGAGGATGATAGCAGCATCAAGATGGCAGAAGACAGTAACCCTCCTGGAGAAGGAGACCCAAAAAGGCCAAAGCGACCACGTACCATTCTCACCACACAGCAGCGACGGGCATTCAAGGCCTCATTTGAAGTTTCATCTAAGCCCTGCAGAAAA GTAAGAGAGACCTTGGCAGCAGAGACGGGCTTGAGTGTACGAGTTGTCCAGGTCTGGTTCCAGAACCAAAGAGCCAAG ATGAAAAAGCTTGCCAGGCGacagcagcaacagcagcagcagtgcCAGTCGCCAAAGGAGAAGAGAGACTGTCAATCACATGCTAATG CGCCCTCTGGTGGAGAATTTGCCGAAGAGCTAGAGAGCATGAACACGTACTTACCTGTAGCTCAGCAACAGGAAACCCTCAGCTTTAATGTGGACTTCAGACAAGGCCTTACACCTCCACAGATGCCTGGTGATCACATGAACCCATACG AGGCCTTCTACAGTGACAGAGAGGGCGACCAGCTCTGCTACCTTGGGAACAGTCTGTGCTTTGGGGATGCATCTGTCCTGACACCTATTGACCGGCTATATTCCATGCAGGATTCGTATTTTGCCTCCTGTGTATAA